The DNA window CGTGTAATGCGCTCGCTGGCTACCTTATAAGCTTTCGAGTCTTCTCTTTTGCTTACTGCGATTACCCAGATCACAATCTCTTCATCTATCACCTGATAGACAAGGCGAAATCCAGAAGAGCGAAGTTTGATTTTAAAGCAGCCTGCTAAATCGCCGTGTAATCTGGCTGACTCGATATAGGGGTTATCCTGTAGTTTACGTAGCTTCTTTTTGAACTGCTCACGGACACTGTTATCCAGTTTTTGCCATTCTTTTAGCGCACGCTCGTCAAACTCAATGTTAAATTTCATCAAGATTTACCCGAATTCGTTTAACGGGGTTTTTCAGGCGATCACGTACCACCTCCAGAATGTCCTCATCTTCATCATGTTCTGCGACCATCAGGGATATCTCAGCGAACGGTAGCTTTTCATTTTCTGCCACATAGCGCAGAAAAAGGCGCAACGCGTCGGAAGGGGATAAGTTCAGTTTATCAAATGCACGATACGCATTCTTCTTAAGTTCTTCATCCACTCTTATCTGAATTGTGCTCATAGTCTCACCATATGTAATTACACTTGTATTACATTGTACATTATTGCATCTATGGTGCAATGAGTTTTTACAAAAGTTTAGGTTCATCCCCGCACGCGCAGGGAACTTCCTTATAATCACCAAAAAAAAGCCCCATTACAGGGGCTTCTTTCACTAGCTTAAAGACTGAGACGGCCAGTTTCATTTAGGCTTTTTTGGTGAACCCTAGCCATACCAGCCCAGTGAGAAAACATTATTTCATCCCTAAGGATGGACTGACTGGCAGTTATTTTCCATGCTAGCTTTGATATGTTAGGATCTCTTGCCGTTTCTACCCAATCCTTAACTCCTGCAATAATTGCTCTCTTACACGCATTATCTATATCCACCCTTGTATATGCAGACACTTTTTCACATGACTTAGCTTGCTTAATCACCGTATTTTTATACATATATGGGTAGAAAAACAAGGGACGACCGTAAATCGTGGGGTTTCCGTACTTCTCAGTTTTATTGCCATCCCGGTCTCTAATATTATATTCTTCTAATTTAGCGTTGTTCAGTAACGCAATAGCGGCATTCACATACTCGTCGTTACTGTATGAAAATTCAATCGGTTGGGTATCTGGCAGTTTTGAGTTTTCCTCTATTTCCTGATTTTTCATCTCCATCAATCCAGTAACAAGATTATTCATCACCGGTATGATTTTTTCAGGATCATAATATATGGATTTAAATTTTTTATTGTCAGCCTTGTATGATTCAAGGAAATCCTGATTCCTCTTTTCCCTCATCTTTGACGCACCGGATTTAAGTAACCTTAGAACACAAGACGCCTCTCCCGTACATCCTGAATATAGGTTACTGAGTTTAATCAAGTAATACATACTATATAACCCCAAAGAAGCCTTTTGGGGGAAAGGAATTTCTTCGTTACCTGTAATGAGGTTAGCAATATCATAACGGGTAATTTCATCACCTTTTAATTTCACCTTACCCCAATCTATTAATGATTTTCCTCCTGAAGCATGGGTATCTTTATCTTCATTAAATATCGTAGCTACGGCTATCAGCGCATCTATATCCCTGCTATCTAAAGCTACTGGTCTTTCTATTTCTGGAGGGTTAAGTAACGTGCAACTGGAAATAAGCAGAAAAATTAAACAAAAAATAACATTCTTCAATTTAATAACCTCGCGTATTAACGATTTAATTCACAAAGTATAACCTGTTATCGTTTACTAAATCACCTTCGGCTACTTCCTTGTGGGGGTTATTGCAATAAAAAACCAACGCCCCATTAAATCCCAAATACCGATGCTGTTCCAAGATATCCACCCCAAAAACCAGCGGCAGCCCTGTCACAATTGGTTCGCTATTAGGGTGCATAATATCTAACACCCAGCCGGCACAATCTCGCCACTGTAACCGTATCTGGTAATTAATGCCACCTAGCTGTATATCGAATTGCTGGTTTACAGGTTGTAAGGGAATTTCGACCATATTCATTAGAAAATCTCCAAAATTCCATCTATAAAGCGTTTTAGTGCCGTGTCGTTGTTTTTGGGTACGACTGGCGTCTTGGTTCCTTTATCAACCACGGGGCCAGTATCCAGCGGGGCTTTCATTCTCTCTGGTGGTGCGGTAACCCCTTTAACCGTCTGTGTTTCGACAATTATCACCTCACGCAGGGTTAAAGTAACCATCAGGACGTTTTCAGACGTTTTATCCGTGGTGACTTCAATGGCACGGATCAGCATATTTTTATACTGGCGCTTGCCCGTGGTGACATTGAACGGTTTCTTTGAGGCTTTCAGTGCCAGCAATTGCTGGTAAACTTCTTTAGGGCTTTTTCCCAGTGATGCCCCTGTTCCCAGATCAAATATATCAATCAGCGAACCGCCTCCAGCAAATCCCAGTTCCATTGTCACCTCAGACGGTCTGTCATAGGCGTGGTCACTGATAGCGGCTCCTAATTGTACCGGGTGCTCGGTAATTTCGGTCGAGTCCTGGTGTTTTTCCGAAATAACGACACTCGGCACAATCATCTCTATTTTTCTCGTCCCCTGAGAAAACAACATCGATAAGATATCCATTAGCTCACCTTAGTTTGTAGGTTACGTGCCAATATTGCGTTACTGCGCTGTACCGCACCCTCTGTTAATGTCGCCGCTTCATGCGGTGATTGAACGCCGGATATGTTAATCGTAAGATTTTGCTCAAAACTCATTTGATTCTGTGCCAGTGACTCGGCTTTACGCAGGTACTCCGGCGTGTAACTGGAAGAAGTCATCATGTTGTTGATATTGGCTTCGGCGTTATCGAACATTCGAGGGTCAAAGTTAAGAACGCTGTTTTTGGTGAGTGATTTTGTTGAGTCTGGTTTACCTGCAATGGCTGACATAACCAATCGTTTAGAGTAAGGAAACACTTTGCTTTCCACTATGCCCATTGCGTTCATTAACGCATACATAATGTCATGGTTGTTTAAATCTAAATAATCTCGCCTGCCTACACCCATCATTTTCGATACTCTCTGGATATATGCCTCGGTATTGTTCTTATCTTTCCCACCCGCTGGTGCCCATGTGGATATAATATCCTCAATCGTTTGCAATAACTTTCC is part of the Xenorhabdus cabanillasii genome and encodes:
- a CDS encoding phage baseplate plug family protein, translating into MNMVEIPLQPVNQQFDIQLGGINYQIRLQWRDCAGWVLDIMHPNSEPIVTGLPLVFGVDILEQHRYLGFNGALVFYCNNPHKEVAEGDLVNDNRLYFVN
- a CDS encoding phage baseplate protein, which codes for MDILSMLFSQGTRKIEMIVPSVVISEKHQDSTEITEHPVQLGAAISDHAYDRPSEVTMELGFAGGGSLIDIFDLGTGASLGKSPKEVYQQLLALKASKKPFNVTTGKRQYKNMLIRAIEVTTDKTSENVLMVTLTLREVIIVETQTVKGVTAPPERMKAPLDTGPVVDKGTKTPVVPKNNDTALKRFIDGILEIF
- a CDS encoding type II toxin-antitoxin system RelE family toxin, coding for MKFNIEFDERALKEWQKLDNSVREQFKKKLRKLQDNPYIESARLHGDLAGCFKIKLRSSGFRLVYQVIDEEIVIWVIAVSKREDSKAYKVASERITR
- a CDS encoding type II toxin-antitoxin system RelB/DinJ family antitoxin; translated protein: MSTIQIRVDEELKKNAYRAFDKLNLSPSDALRLFLRYVAENEKLPFAEISLMVAEHDEDEDILEVVRDRLKNPVKRIRVNLDEI